From one Pontibacillus sp. HMF3514 genomic stretch:
- the gcvH gene encoding glycine cleavage system protein GcvH: protein MSLPKELYYSEEHEWVKVEGDKVRIGITDHAQSELGDIVFVELPEVGDEIEADEPFGSVESVKTVSELYAPLTGKVVGINEELEDSPEFVNESPYDKAWMIIVEPSNNGEIDELMSADQYQEMIEEE, encoded by the coding sequence ATGAGTTTACCAAAAGAGTTATATTATTCAGAAGAGCACGAATGGGTAAAAGTAGAAGGCGACAAAGTTCGTATCGGAATTACAGATCACGCACAGTCTGAGCTAGGCGACATTGTATTCGTTGAACTTCCAGAAGTAGGCGATGAAATTGAAGCAGACGAGCCTTTTGGTAGTGTAGAGTCTGTTAAAACAGTATCTGAACTTTATGCCCCGCTAACTGGTAAAGTTGTTGGCATCAACGAAGAGCTAGAGGATAGCCCTGAGTTTGTTAACGAATCTCCATATGATAAAGCATGGATGATCATTGTAGAACCATCTAACAATGGTGAGATTGACGAACTAATGTCAGCAGATCAATACCAAGAAATGATTGAAGAAGAATAA